One window from the genome of Bdellovibrio sp. NC01 encodes:
- a CDS encoding galactokinase, translating into MQKIVVKSPTRVDLAGGTLDLWPLYLFINGASTVNVAIDVYTNVELTPHDDATIVLESADLKLRKGYTDLMDALADTDPKMILLQTQLRYWMPKKGFTLKTSSESPVGGGLGGSSSLTIGLMKAFAQFCEKPFKDVHHMVHVAHNIEAEILNTPTGTQDYYPAASGGLNVLHYSYNGIQQEVLNVTNTPLSQKFMLVYTGKAHHSGLNNFEVMKDSVTKDPETIQALKDLKAIAIETEHAVRAGNWNEIGTLFKREFEARVRLAPEFSSPEIQRLAELSLQNGAEAVKICGAGGGGCVLVWCPPENKQKVASACQEAGFQVMDAKPVNPL; encoded by the coding sequence ATGCAGAAGATTGTCGTTAAATCTCCGACTCGTGTGGACCTAGCAGGTGGAACATTGGATTTGTGGCCCCTGTATCTTTTTATCAATGGCGCATCGACTGTGAATGTGGCCATCGACGTTTATACGAACGTTGAATTGACTCCTCATGATGATGCGACAATCGTTCTTGAATCTGCAGATTTGAAGCTTCGCAAAGGCTATACGGATTTGATGGACGCTTTGGCTGACACAGATCCAAAAATGATTTTATTGCAAACGCAGCTGCGCTATTGGATGCCGAAAAAAGGTTTCACTTTGAAAACTTCTTCTGAAAGTCCTGTCGGTGGTGGTTTGGGCGGAAGCTCAAGCTTAACGATCGGTTTGATGAAAGCCTTTGCGCAATTCTGTGAAAAGCCTTTCAAAGATGTGCATCACATGGTGCATGTGGCTCATAATATCGAAGCTGAAATTTTAAATACACCGACAGGCACGCAAGATTATTATCCGGCGGCTTCAGGTGGTTTGAATGTGCTTCATTATTCTTACAATGGAATTCAACAAGAAGTGTTGAATGTTACCAATACTCCGTTGTCACAAAAATTTATGCTTGTCTACACGGGCAAAGCACATCACTCGGGCCTAAATAACTTTGAAGTGATGAAGGATTCTGTCACAAAAGATCCAGAAACGATTCAAGCGTTGAAAGATTTGAAAGCGATCGCTATCGAAACTGAACATGCGGTTCGTGCTGGCAACTGGAATGAAATTGGCACACTTTTTAAACGTGAATTCGAAGCGCGTGTCCGTTTGGCGCCAGAGTTTTCAAGTCCTGAGATCCAACGCCTTGCCGAACTCTCTTTGCAGAATGGGGCAGAGGCTGTTAAGATTTGTGGAGCTGGGGGCGGCGGTTGTGTTCTTGTTTGGTGTCCTCCGGAAAACAAACAAAAGGTAGCAAGTGCATGCCAAGAAGCCGGCTTTCAGGTGATGGACGCAAAACCCGTCAATCCTCTGTAA
- a CDS encoding DUF3015 family protein produces MKIAKFVVIAMLVSGAAHAAGKKGLLSEVSGQGYGSAGCGFGSILMGQDGNQVLAATTNGTSGSQTFGISTGTLNCQQDAVFKSGKEVPAFIEVNKVALANDAARGQGETLAGLANLMNCDAKVMGSTLKKNYNKIFVETNMQPAAIEANINQVVVANNVCGA; encoded by the coding sequence GTGAAAATTGCTAAGTTCGTTGTTATCGCTATGTTGGTTTCTGGTGCTGCTCACGCTGCAGGTAAAAAAGGTTTGTTGTCTGAAGTTTCTGGTCAAGGTTACGGATCTGCAGGTTGCGGTTTCGGTTCTATCTTGATGGGCCAAGACGGTAACCAAGTTCTTGCTGCTACTACAAACGGCACATCTGGTTCACAAACTTTCGGTATCTCTACTGGTACATTGAACTGCCAACAAGACGCGGTTTTCAAATCTGGTAAAGAAGTTCCAGCTTTCATCGAAGTGAACAAAGTTGCATTGGCTAACGACGCTGCTCGTGGACAAGGTGAAACTTTGGCAGGTCTTGCAAATCTTATGAATTGCGATGCTAAAGTTATGGGTTCAACTTTGAAAAAGAACTACAACAAAATCTTTGTTGAAACAAACATGCAACCAGCTGCTATCGAAGCAAACATCAACCAAGTTGTTGTTGCTAACAACGTTTGCGGCGCTTAA
- a CDS encoding CorA family divalent cation transporter — translation MKRFEHQWQDFKWVDIEAPTNEDYLRLAEEFKLPYQTVATSLDPEHLPKFQCLPNDVCFMILRLFDVTAKANAGTMQDISTKLVIFFGKDFVLTIHRMDLHCVSDRIMKAPFEKLTLDELIKSLFRGVIATYDKPLDELENKTEVIEGRVFAFRRRNILREGFHVKRKAAVFRKIFKFTADVFNKLATFPGHDFVNNMSETREPLERYTYYADAIFDDITGLLNLHLSMMSQRTNEASFKTNEVMRVLTVVSMFFLPLNFIAGIYGMNFEHMPELKWIHGYHFTLGLMAFIAIMILIWVYRKGWLTKEDL, via the coding sequence ATGAAGCGTTTTGAACACCAATGGCAAGATTTTAAATGGGTCGATATTGAAGCTCCGACGAACGAAGATTACCTGCGTTTGGCCGAGGAGTTTAAACTCCCCTATCAAACTGTCGCGACCTCTTTAGATCCTGAACATCTGCCGAAGTTTCAGTGTTTACCTAATGACGTTTGCTTCATGATTTTACGCTTGTTCGACGTAACGGCGAAAGCCAATGCCGGCACCATGCAGGATATCTCGACGAAGCTTGTGATTTTCTTCGGTAAAGATTTTGTCTTAACGATTCATCGCATGGACTTGCACTGTGTGAGTGATAGAATTATGAAAGCGCCCTTCGAGAAATTGACTTTGGATGAACTTATCAAAAGCCTTTTCCGCGGAGTGATCGCAACTTACGACAAACCTTTGGATGAATTAGAAAATAAAACCGAAGTCATTGAAGGACGCGTGTTTGCGTTCCGTCGTCGCAATATTTTGCGCGAAGGTTTTCATGTGAAACGCAAAGCTGCGGTTTTTAGAAAGATCTTTAAATTTACTGCAGACGTTTTCAATAAATTAGCGACCTTCCCAGGCCACGACTTCGTTAACAACATGTCGGAAACACGCGAGCCATTGGAACGTTATACTTATTATGCCGATGCCATTTTTGACGACATCACAGGTTTATTGAATCTGCATCTGTCGATGATGTCACAGCGTACGAACGAAGCTTCGTTTAAAACCAATGAAGTCATGCGCGTATTAACGGTTGTGTCCATGTTCTTCTTGCCACTGAATTTCATCGCGGGAATTTACGGAATGAACTTCGAACACATGCCAGAGCTGAAGTGGATTCATGGTTACCACTTCACTCTGGGGTTGATGGCATTCATCGCCATCATGATCTTGATTTGGGTTTACCGCAAAGGTTGGCTGACGAAAGAAGACCTTTAA
- a CDS encoding ABC transporter permease, whose product MNGAVTIFKKELKGFFLSPTFWVVCFLISVVFSWVYPIQLNMFAQLLLNYVMQQNVPANQLNIHYGVFLRLLSYLNLLLIFVVPALTMKLFAEEKKMRTFDLLLTSPVTSLQIVVGKYLAALAAVFGLVLVAISYPIATAALAKLNWGPLLIAFFGIFLVGAVYAAMDLFASSLTENSLIAYVASVMFNVSIWFIGIGAEAVDSETARKVFEHVSLSTHLSSLVEGTIRTNGLVFFASIIVLFCFLAERVVESSRWR is encoded by the coding sequence ATGAATGGTGCCGTGACTATTTTTAAAAAAGAATTAAAGGGCTTTTTCTTAAGCCCCACTTTCTGGGTCGTTTGTTTTTTGATCAGCGTGGTCTTTAGCTGGGTGTATCCAATTCAACTGAATATGTTTGCACAACTTCTTTTGAACTATGTGATGCAACAGAATGTGCCAGCAAATCAACTGAACATCCATTACGGTGTGTTCTTGCGTTTGTTGTCTTACTTGAACTTGTTGCTTATTTTTGTGGTTCCAGCTTTGACGATGAAGTTATTTGCTGAAGAAAAGAAGATGCGCACGTTCGATCTGCTTTTGACTTCACCCGTGACGTCATTGCAAATCGTTGTTGGAAAATACTTGGCGGCGCTTGCGGCAGTCTTCGGTTTGGTGTTGGTTGCAATCTCTTACCCTATTGCAACGGCGGCTTTGGCGAAGTTGAATTGGGGACCGTTGCTCATTGCATTCTTCGGTATCTTCTTGGTTGGCGCAGTATACGCGGCTATGGATTTGTTTGCGTCGTCATTGACTGAAAATTCTTTGATCGCTTATGTCGCCTCTGTGATGTTTAACGTTTCGATCTGGTTTATTGGTATTGGCGCTGAAGCCGTCGATAGCGAGACCGCTCGTAAAGTGTTTGAGCACGTATCGCTTAGCACGCATCTTTCAAGTCTTGTGGAAGGCACTATCCGTACCAACGGGTTGGTGTTTTTTGCAAGTATCATCGTCTTGTTCTGCTTCTTGGCGGAACGTGTAGTTGAATCCTCTCGCTGGAGATAA
- a CDS encoding class I SAM-dependent methyltransferase, translating into MTDFPYLHGFSQDEQERLRKQARFGEFTVYQNVNLSHVKDLLEVGCGVGAQSEIILRRFPDIKLTGIDRSTKQLAAAKHRLASLPGTNGRFHLQEMDATKMDFQANSFDGAYLCWILEHVPDPIRVLSEVRRVLRPGSVVYATEVMNASFFLDPYSPNVWKYWMAFNEYQLEQHGDPFVGAKLGNFFMQLGYQDIQTEVKTWFLDNRYPQARKDCIEYWAELLLSASDQLIAAKLVSEEVVSGMKEEMAKVANDPNAVFFYSFVQARART; encoded by the coding sequence ATGACTGACTTTCCTTATCTGCACGGCTTTTCGCAAGATGAACAAGAGCGTTTGCGTAAACAGGCGCGTTTCGGCGAATTTACTGTTTATCAAAATGTGAACCTTTCGCACGTCAAAGATTTGTTGGAAGTTGGTTGTGGCGTTGGCGCACAAAGTGAAATCATTCTGCGCCGTTTTCCCGACATCAAATTGACGGGCATTGATCGCAGCACCAAACAATTGGCAGCAGCAAAACATCGCTTGGCTTCTTTGCCAGGAACAAACGGTCGCTTTCATCTGCAAGAGATGGATGCAACGAAAATGGATTTCCAAGCGAACTCTTTCGATGGTGCTTACTTGTGTTGGATTCTAGAACACGTTCCAGATCCAATTCGTGTTTTGTCAGAAGTTCGTCGTGTGCTTCGTCCGGGTTCAGTGGTGTATGCGACTGAAGTGATGAACGCTTCCTTTTTTCTTGATCCGTATTCTCCGAACGTGTGGAAGTACTGGATGGCTTTCAATGAATACCAACTTGAACAGCATGGTGATCCGTTTGTTGGCGCAAAACTGGGTAACTTCTTTATGCAATTGGGCTATCAAGATATTCAAACCGAAGTAAAAACTTGGTTCTTGGATAATCGTTACCCACAAGCGCGTAAAGACTGCATCGAATACTGGGCAGAATTACTTCTTAGCGCCAGCGACCAATTGATCGCAGCAAAACTTGTCAGCGAAGAAGTGGTCAGCGGCATGAAAGAAGAAATGGCGAAGGTCGCAAACGACCCGAACGCTGTGTTCTTCTATTCATTCGTGCAGGCACGCGCCAGAACTTAA
- a CDS encoding DUF429 domain-containing protein, which translates to MKAIESSSSTDTSHAGMVHRFIGISLGGGKTDKACVAVIEYYPKHKKVFLSRLVEKIKSDEVHSADFKIHEVIGQYHEDIESIAFDVPFRLPHCVECNPLCPGIEACPEPHVKWMWDYTRKLHKKKKPRKLFTPYTQRCVEMYLSTELEEPFILQHAMGANCAPLLARAMYLKRRIKFPCIEVFPKLSIYRIGRSLHVAKSHLMFHKHAIGGDESRRVILNALSTHNIAFVYEQDVKLMIENNHAFESFVCALTGFLKFKELTEPRPPGFPASEDWVEFPIPAIKWNSF; encoded by the coding sequence GTGAAGGCGATCGAAAGTTCGTCTTCCACAGATACTTCACATGCGGGCATGGTTCATCGTTTTATCGGCATCTCTTTAGGTGGCGGTAAAACCGATAAGGCCTGTGTTGCTGTTATCGAATATTACCCTAAGCACAAAAAAGTTTTTCTATCGCGTTTAGTTGAAAAAATTAAAAGCGATGAAGTGCATTCAGCCGATTTCAAAATTCATGAAGTCATTGGGCAGTATCACGAAGACATCGAATCGATTGCGTTCGATGTGCCATTCCGTTTACCTCATTGTGTCGAGTGCAATCCATTGTGCCCTGGAATTGAGGCGTGCCCCGAGCCCCACGTAAAATGGATGTGGGATTACACACGCAAGCTTCATAAAAAGAAAAAACCACGCAAGCTGTTTACACCTTATACTCAACGCTGTGTTGAAATGTATCTGTCGACAGAACTTGAAGAGCCGTTCATTTTGCAGCATGCAATGGGAGCAAACTGTGCGCCGTTATTAGCGCGTGCGATGTATTTAAAACGTCGCATCAAGTTCCCATGTATCGAAGTGTTTCCGAAGCTGAGCATTTACCGTATTGGACGCTCGTTGCATGTAGCAAAAAGTCATTTGATGTTTCATAAACACGCCATCGGCGGGGATGAAAGTCGTCGTGTGATTTTGAACGCGTTAAGCACGCACAATATCGCCTTCGTGTATGAACAAGACGTGAAATTAATGATCGAAAATAATCACGCTTTTGAATCATTTGTATGTGCTCTTACGGGTTTTTTGAAATTCAAAGAATTGACGGAACCGCGTCCTCCTGGATTCCCGGCAAGTGAAGATTGGGTCGAGTTCCCGATTCCGGCGATTAAGTGGAATAGTTTTTAA
- a CDS encoding GldG family protein: MSKLGKLSILLSGISLVSTIIIRYIIGDWVPFCWVALGLTVFFLVITLILDRKFLNEFIGMKTTKEGMSMGVLIVLMLALLIVVNYLGVKHYTTWDFSTAQTNTLSEQSVKLVKSLDSDLKVLFFYKKGVEGNEDNRRQFRELIKKYQDQSQKIQLDFVEVNERPDLAKEYGVDKGSGVVFLDYKGRRNRIEKIDEQEFTSALVKVTRTTIKNIYFTIGHGEKNLDEAKEGLGLNALKVMLENNRYTVKTLPLLQTTKVPDDADVVVIAGPIQNFQDFEINALEEYIKRGGSLFIALESQNTAGLEKLTKKIGVEPENNYVLNVVETVMGKGINQGPTTGTLFSPTNQITKGFGTGEGTLFRYPQGLTTLTVEGITVDQLVRTIPNAVAYPTMSIKGDGKEGSYALVDEVSGKLPGGKDFKAVIAGDVDFMSNQMLYQNLNRDLVLNSIAALAKEENLISISPKEPQSTQLLLTETKFAVFLFAFIIPFPILLLGIAIGLGIKRRNA; the protein is encoded by the coding sequence ATGAGCAAACTTGGTAAATTATCTATTCTGCTTTCGGGTATCTCTTTAGTTTCGACGATTATCATTCGCTATATTATCGGTGACTGGGTGCCGTTTTGTTGGGTCGCTTTAGGCTTAACGGTCTTCTTTTTGGTTATCACTTTGATTTTGGATCGTAAGTTCTTAAATGAATTCATCGGCATGAAGACAACGAAGGAAGGCATGAGCATGGGTGTGCTGATTGTCTTGATGTTGGCGTTGTTGATTGTTGTGAACTATTTGGGTGTAAAGCACTATACGACTTGGGATTTTTCAACGGCGCAAACCAACACTTTGTCTGAACAATCCGTCAAGCTGGTGAAGTCTTTGGATTCAGACCTTAAGGTTTTGTTTTTCTATAAAAAGGGTGTCGAAGGCAACGAAGACAATCGTCGTCAGTTCCGCGAATTGATAAAAAAATACCAAGATCAAAGCCAAAAGATTCAACTTGATTTCGTCGAAGTGAATGAACGCCCGGATCTTGCCAAAGAATATGGTGTCGATAAGGGCAGTGGCGTTGTGTTCTTGGATTACAAAGGACGTCGCAATCGCATCGAGAAAATTGACGAACAGGAATTCACAAGCGCCCTTGTGAAAGTAACACGCACGACGATCAAGAATATCTATTTCACAATCGGTCATGGCGAAAAGAATCTGGATGAAGCCAAAGAAGGCTTGGGTCTGAACGCTTTGAAGGTAATGTTGGAAAATAACCGCTACACTGTCAAAACTTTGCCGTTATTGCAGACGACAAAAGTTCCAGATGACGCTGACGTCGTGGTGATTGCAGGTCCGATTCAAAACTTCCAAGATTTTGAAATCAACGCGTTAGAAGAATACATCAAGCGCGGTGGCAGCTTGTTTATCGCTCTGGAATCGCAAAATACGGCGGGTTTGGAAAAGCTGACGAAAAAAATCGGTGTTGAACCTGAAAACAATTACGTCCTAAATGTTGTTGAAACAGTAATGGGCAAAGGAATCAACCAAGGCCCAACAACAGGCACATTGTTTTCGCCAACGAATCAAATCACAAAAGGATTTGGAACTGGTGAAGGGACGTTGTTCCGTTATCCACAAGGTCTAACAACTTTGACGGTCGAAGGCATCACTGTGGATCAACTTGTGCGCACGATCCCTAATGCAGTGGCGTATCCTACAATGTCGATTAAAGGCGATGGTAAAGAAGGCAGTTACGCATTGGTTGACGAAGTCAGTGGTAAACTTCCTGGTGGTAAAGACTTTAAAGCAGTGATCGCTGGTGACGTGGATTTTATGAGCAACCAGATGCTTTATCAAAACTTGAACCGCGACTTGGTTCTAAATTCAATTGCGGCTTTGGCAAAAGAAGAAAACTTGATCAGCATTTCGCCAAAAGAACCACAATCGACACAACTTCTTTTGACGGAAACCAAATTTGCCGTTTTCTTGTTTGCTTTCATTATTCCATTCCCTATCTTGCTTTTGGGGATCGCAATCGGTCTTGGAATTAAAAGGAGAAATGCCTAA
- a CDS encoding DUF4340 domain-containing protein encodes MKLKGRSILVIALLIFGGYAFYDFKKDQKKEMSQAEAARLLTVDFDQVDSVVIEKGEQKISLKRTVDGWNMEEPIKDLADNTAVDDLIKNSATERIIEVVKDEPKIDWSMYGLDKPLGKITYHSTAGKQNVFEIATKRNFEENVYARRDSESRVLLVNSVWQNRINKQPIDFRDRRVLRHKMASIDSMKLKNTVGTLELQLQDGKWVAPKAKDQVLEQNKVRELLQSIADAKAAEYVEGKAPVLKPLFTLNLQLADKSWTAEVGQAQDLKIYAKVSDPAFVLKLEPGAMDKLIKLTIEDLKEAPPSKENKGAPNTEGADQALATQKKEIK; translated from the coding sequence ATGAAACTTAAAGGTCGTTCCATTCTAGTTATTGCTTTGCTTATCTTTGGTGGTTACGCCTTTTACGATTTTAAAAAGGACCAGAAAAAAGAGATGAGCCAAGCGGAAGCCGCTCGTCTGTTGACTGTCGACTTTGATCAAGTGGATTCAGTTGTGATTGAAAAGGGCGAGCAAAAGATTTCCCTTAAGCGCACCGTCGATGGCTGGAACATGGAAGAGCCTATTAAAGATCTTGCCGATAATACAGCTGTTGATGATCTGATTAAGAATTCCGCGACTGAAAGAATTATTGAAGTCGTCAAAGATGAACCAAAGATTGACTGGTCCATGTACGGCTTAGATAAACCGCTTGGCAAGATCACGTATCACTCGACAGCAGGCAAACAAAACGTTTTTGAGATTGCTACGAAACGTAATTTTGAAGAAAACGTTTACGCACGCAGAGATTCTGAAAGTCGTGTGCTGCTGGTAAACTCCGTATGGCAAAATCGTATTAACAAACAGCCTATCGATTTCCGTGATCGCCGCGTTTTGCGCCACAAAATGGCTTCTATCGACTCTATGAAATTGAAAAACACGGTTGGCACTTTGGAGTTACAACTTCAAGACGGCAAATGGGTTGCGCCAAAAGCGAAAGACCAAGTTTTAGAGCAAAATAAAGTTCGCGAGCTTTTGCAAAGTATTGCTGATGCCAAGGCCGCGGAATATGTCGAAGGCAAAGCTCCCGTTTTAAAGCCGTTATTCACTTTGAATTTGCAGTTGGCGGATAAAAGCTGGACTGCGGAAGTGGGGCAGGCGCAGGACCTAAAAATCTATGCGAAAGTATCTGACCCCGCATTTGTTCTAAAGCTTGAGCCGGGTGCCATGGACAAATTGATCAAACTGACAATTGAGGACTTGAAAGAAGCCCCTCCTTCGAAGGAGAATAAAGGCGCGCCGAATACAGAAGGTGCAGATCAAGCTTTGGCTACGCAAAAGAAAGAAATTAAATAA
- a CDS encoding DUF4105 domain-containing protein: protein MRFCSSAIVFALALSTSLSARALSSQDDLNRALKAAEDKHLSEDRQWRKLMHFETDLFQTTESQVDSPKFFFAKDGKRNLHSELRATITAFFHDDEISDSYEKAQCRFPARYRWLKKHLADQKIAWPEARCERFEFFAKGLKGDSVSLVFSSYYLNNPSSAFGHTFLRVNKPAGKDGQRHELLDYGLNYAAEADTNNAFLYGFKGLFGMFQGKFKAIPYYFKVREYNNAESRDLWEYQLRLPPESVDMLVAHVWELGPAQIDYWYLTENCSYHMLSILEAADSSVDVLSKLDRFVIPADTVRVLWNRTDLVTSYKYRPSIRQVFFQREALLNADEKKQLNILAQQIKHQDEFVFSDEFNKMSSASQARILDAFIDFIDYRYSKEVQEASREFQLKNRILDKRAGIQDEPAKIVIDPVPEQRPHLAHPSGRWGVGYRHNTEDKDFALLSHRFALHDRLDPAVGYPSYSQISFFDLDFSYGDSFSGKDGDVFQLENFAAFELISASPWSYLIPDHSWRFKLGVERTYNENFAPTQEAILRMAGGWTFLVDDFDISAQLSVEGHYLGAHSENQLWGGIGPIVEAHYQWTPYLLSLASVQYRRDSSWDVKDYFKTSVETQYSFSKTWGVRAAYSNQRFLEQYSLQLFNYY from the coding sequence ATGAGATTTTGTTCTTCTGCAATTGTTTTCGCTTTGGCTTTATCGACATCTTTAAGTGCGCGTGCGCTTTCTTCACAAGACGATTTGAATCGTGCTCTTAAAGCCGCTGAAGACAAACATCTTTCTGAAGATCGTCAGTGGCGTAAGCTTATGCACTTCGAAACGGATCTTTTTCAAACGACTGAAAGTCAGGTCGACAGTCCCAAATTCTTTTTCGCTAAAGACGGCAAAAGAAATCTGCATTCCGAATTGCGAGCGACGATCACAGCTTTCTTTCATGATGATGAAATTTCTGATTCCTACGAAAAAGCACAGTGTCGCTTCCCAGCTCGTTATCGCTGGTTGAAAAAACATCTGGCAGATCAAAAGATCGCGTGGCCCGAGGCGCGCTGCGAACGCTTCGAATTTTTCGCCAAAGGTTTGAAAGGCGATTCGGTCTCTCTCGTTTTTTCCAGTTACTATTTAAATAATCCGTCGTCAGCATTCGGGCACACGTTCTTGCGCGTGAATAAACCCGCAGGTAAAGACGGGCAACGTCACGAGCTTTTGGATTACGGTTTGAACTATGCGGCTGAAGCAGACACAAACAATGCGTTTTTGTACGGCTTCAAAGGTCTGTTTGGAATGTTCCAAGGAAAATTCAAAGCCATTCCTTATTATTTTAAAGTTCGTGAATACAACAATGCCGAATCGCGCGACTTGTGGGAATACCAACTTCGTCTGCCGCCCGAATCTGTGGATATGCTGGTGGCCCACGTCTGGGAATTGGGACCCGCACAAATCGATTATTGGTATCTGACTGAAAACTGCTCGTATCATATGCTTTCTATTCTGGAAGCCGCAGATTCTTCTGTAGATGTGTTATCGAAATTAGATCGTTTCGTAATTCCGGCGGACACAGTACGGGTCTTATGGAATCGCACGGATCTTGTGACGAGCTATAAATATCGTCCCTCTATTCGCCAAGTATTTTTCCAACGTGAAGCTTTATTAAATGCTGACGAGAAAAAACAACTGAATATCCTTGCTCAACAAATCAAACATCAGGATGAATTCGTTTTCAGCGACGAATTCAATAAAATGAGTTCAGCTTCGCAAGCGAGAATCTTAGACGCTTTCATTGATTTCATCGATTATCGCTATTCAAAAGAAGTGCAAGAAGCCAGTCGCGAATTCCAATTGAAAAATCGCATTCTAGATAAGCGTGCCGGTATTCAAGATGAACCTGCAAAGATCGTCATTGATCCCGTGCCAGAACAGCGTCCTCATCTTGCGCATCCTTCAGGTCGTTGGGGCGTGGGGTATCGTCACAATACCGAAGATAAAGACTTCGCGTTGTTGTCGCATCGTTTTGCTTTGCATGATCGTTTAGATCCCGCAGTAGGCTATCCAAGTTATTCGCAAATCAGTTTCTTTGATTTAGATTTTTCATATGGTGATAGTTTTTCTGGTAAGGATGGCGACGTCTTCCAACTTGAAAACTTCGCAGCTTTCGAGCTGATTTCGGCTTCACCCTGGTCGTACTTAATTCCTGATCACTCGTGGAGATTTAAGTTAGGGGTCGAAAGAACTTACAATGAAAACTTCGCTCCGACACAAGAGGCTATTTTAAGAATGGCAGGTGGATGGACTTTCTTGGTTGACGACTTCGATATCAGTGCACAGCTTTCGGTTGAGGGCCACTATCTTGGTGCGCACTCAGAAAATCAACTGTGGGGCGGAATAGGACCGATTGTAGAGGCCCATTATCAATGGACTCCGTATTTGTTGTCGCTAGCCAGTGTGCAATATCGTCGCGATTCGTCGTGGGATGTTAAGGACTACTTTAAAACGAGTGTGGAAACGCAATACAGCTTTTCTAAGACTTGGGGCGTGCGCGCGGCATATAGCAACCAGAGATTCCTTGAGCAGTACTCCCTTCAGTTGTTTAATTACTACTAG
- a CDS encoding alpha/beta hydrolase: protein MTNFSKVCRRILLFSALLLLTACQSFFYMPVQNKLFDPVRINMKYDDVFLTTLSGNKIHGWYFATTQKVNKGTVLFFHGNAENITSHFLMLRWMPDAGYNYFIFDYPGYGLSTGSPTPESTVEAGIAAAEWLHEKKDKRALIIYGHSLGGVIAMRTVEEIKKDIPISKVIIEGSFSSYKEMSRRVLKRQWWTWWLQPVSYLFVSDKYSPEPIDQIAPIPMLFIHGTSDPAVEYQSSEQMYAAAKDPKELWLIPEGKHGNLYEINNGELRQRLLKYLEQ, encoded by the coding sequence ATGACGAATTTCTCGAAGGTATGCCGTAGAATTTTACTTTTCAGCGCATTGCTTCTTTTAACGGCCTGCCAGTCGTTCTTCTATATGCCGGTGCAGAACAAACTTTTTGATCCGGTTCGTATTAACATGAAATACGATGACGTCTTTCTGACGACTCTTTCAGGTAACAAGATTCATGGTTGGTATTTTGCCACGACACAAAAGGTGAATAAAGGCACGGTGCTGTTCTTTCATGGCAACGCGGAAAATATAACGTCGCATTTCTTGATGCTTCGTTGGATGCCAGATGCCGGCTACAACTATTTTATTTTTGATTATCCTGGTTATGGTTTATCAACTGGTTCGCCGACTCCTGAATCTACGGTGGAAGCGGGAATTGCTGCGGCCGAATGGTTGCACGAGAAGAAAGATAAACGCGCTCTTATCATCTATGGTCACAGCTTGGGTGGCGTGATTGCGATGCGCACAGTGGAAGAAATCAAAAAAGACATTCCGATCAGCAAGGTCATTATCGAAGGCAGTTTTTCTTCTTATAAAGAGATGTCCCGCCGAGTGCTCAAGCGCCAGTGGTGGACATGGTGGCTGCAACCTGTGAGTTACTTATTTGTAAGCGATAAATACTCACCTGAGCCGATCGACCAGATTGCGCCGATCCCGATGTTGTTCATTCATGGAACGTCAGATCCCGCAGTGGAATATCAAAGCTCAGAACAAATGTATGCAGCGGCGAAAGATCCTAAAGAACTATGGCTCATTCCCGAAGGTAAGCATGGCAATCTTTATGAGATCAACAACGGCGAACTTCGCCAAAGACTGCTTAAGTACCTTGAGCAGTAG